One Kitasatospora sp. MAP12-44 DNA segment encodes these proteins:
- a CDS encoding HNH endonuclease, whose product MGLEDLTRAGIQAAVREHDLLGRVAFRSWHSCDRTSTYELTVGGKRYDATVIAAVGHLYATGALLTAEDVQGSQQAEVHRLRTLGFTVEEGGSTEEQLNAPEKPQLILQPRGGPKDHGPQHFARSMRQGIRVSDLRQAVGSEADVLAGLYPDGIARLWGSTPTSHPNNEKVRALSGRRVGDHVLFYAGWKFLARARVLGLFTSSAVARAVWGTDEDSATWEHIMALDDFEEFPQAVPAPEILEALKVPRPLRMLTLRSADDYARVSHFLPPQGSSQSRAAVPSQSSASLTSAELLAQLDALKTHRNSMNGAASRHQPLALLWTIARIAAGKPRLAPWSLFRAEVGALLSEFGVPGSKITPEYPFWHLQGSGVWEVHGVPEPADAMPQIKVFNTAQPVAGMSHEAAKLMQNPVTRLDALVRLRNRYLQDVDQRALLGKLRLAGYTTADGLLDESADGRERKSTNVVRSTGGAERRESIGSRIVRNTALATLVKEIHGHKCQVCETRLQYKLKPYSEAAHVRGLGSPHDGPDELHNMLCLCPNHHVLFDGLEIYVDADDVVRQTHSDKPLGRLRRHVDHPIDEKHLSYHRTLCELNS is encoded by the coding sequence ATGGGCCTTGAGGATCTGACACGTGCAGGAATACAGGCTGCGGTTCGGGAGCACGATCTTCTCGGCCGCGTCGCCTTCCGCAGCTGGCACAGCTGCGACCGAACCTCGACGTACGAGTTGACGGTGGGCGGCAAGCGCTACGACGCGACTGTCATTGCTGCAGTGGGACACCTGTATGCCACCGGCGCCCTGCTGACGGCTGAGGATGTCCAGGGCAGCCAGCAAGCAGAGGTACACCGCCTACGCACGCTGGGTTTCACCGTCGAGGAAGGTGGCTCGACCGAGGAGCAGCTGAACGCACCCGAGAAGCCGCAACTGATTCTGCAGCCGCGAGGTGGCCCCAAGGATCACGGCCCGCAGCACTTCGCCAGGTCGATGCGGCAAGGCATTCGAGTCTCGGACCTTCGACAGGCAGTCGGTTCAGAGGCTGATGTGCTCGCTGGCCTGTACCCGGACGGTATCGCCCGATTGTGGGGCTCGACCCCGACCTCGCACCCCAACAACGAGAAGGTACGGGCGCTGAGCGGTCGCCGGGTCGGTGACCACGTCCTCTTCTACGCCGGGTGGAAGTTCCTCGCACGCGCGAGAGTCCTGGGACTCTTTACCAGCTCCGCAGTGGCCCGCGCAGTCTGGGGAACCGACGAAGACAGCGCGACCTGGGAGCACATCATGGCCCTGGACGATTTCGAAGAGTTCCCCCAAGCGGTCCCTGCTCCGGAGATTCTGGAGGCGCTAAAGGTGCCGCGTCCCCTGCGCATGCTCACGCTGCGATCAGCCGACGACTACGCACGCGTCTCCCACTTTCTCCCGCCGCAAGGCTCATCGCAGTCCAGGGCGGCCGTGCCCTCTCAGTCGTCCGCCTCCCTGACGAGCGCGGAGTTGCTGGCGCAGCTCGACGCACTCAAGACCCATCGGAACTCCATGAACGGGGCAGCAAGCCGCCATCAGCCACTCGCGTTGCTCTGGACGATCGCCCGGATCGCCGCAGGCAAGCCGCGCCTGGCGCCGTGGTCGCTCTTCCGCGCGGAGGTCGGAGCGCTCCTGTCCGAGTTCGGGGTGCCAGGTTCCAAAATCACCCCCGAGTATCCCTTCTGGCACCTTCAGGGAAGCGGTGTGTGGGAGGTGCACGGAGTACCCGAGCCCGCCGACGCCATGCCCCAGATCAAGGTGTTTAACACTGCTCAGCCGGTTGCAGGCATGTCCCACGAGGCAGCCAAGCTCATGCAGAACCCTGTCACCCGCCTCGACGCCTTGGTCCGGCTGCGTAACCGCTATCTCCAGGACGTCGACCAACGCGCCCTGCTCGGCAAACTGAGGCTGGCCGGGTACACCACGGCGGACGGTCTCCTCGACGAATCCGCGGACGGACGAGAGAGGAAAAGCACTAACGTGGTGCGCTCGACCGGCGGCGCCGAGCGACGGGAATCCATCGGCTCCCGCATCGTGCGAAACACAGCGCTCGCAACCTTGGTGAAGGAAATACACGGCCACAAGTGCCAGGTCTGCGAAACCAGGCTGCAGTACAAGCTGAAGCCCTACAGCGAAGCTGCCCATGTCCGCGGGCTGGGGTCACCCCATGACGGTCCGGACGAGCTGCACAACATGCTATGTCTGTGCCCCAACCACCACGTCCTTTTTGACGGCCTGGAGATCTACGTCGATGCTGACGACGTGGTGCGGCAGACCCATAGCGACAAGCCGTTGGGCCGACTCCGCCGGCACGTCGATCACCCCATCGACGAGAAGCACCTCAGTTATCACCGGACGCTGTGCGAACTAAACAGTTGA